One Numenius arquata chromosome 10, bNumArq3.hap1.1, whole genome shotgun sequence DNA segment encodes these proteins:
- the MGST2 gene encoding microsomal glutathione S-transferase 2: MAGDLILLAAVSLLSAFQQCHFAWLVGKSRMKHKVMPPAVTGAPEFDRTFRAQQNCVEFYPIFLTVLWTAGWFFNQEVASFLGVLYVFARYKYFHGYAQSVKGRLTGFYLSLIILTCLITLGAAGIVNSFLDEYLDFSIMKKLRKMF, encoded by the exons ATGGCTGGTGATTTAATTTTGCTTGCGGCTGTCTCTCTTCTTTCCGCCTTCCAGCAAT GTCATTTTGCTTGGCTGGTGGGGAAATCAAGAATGAAGCACAAGGTCATGCCCCCAGCTGTCACCGGAGCTCCAGAATTTGACAGAACATTTCGTGCACA ACAAAACTGTGTGGAGTTTTACCCAATATTCCTGACTGTCCTCTGGACTGCAGGATGGTTTTTTAATCAAg aaGTCGCTTCCTTTCTGGGTGTGTTGTACGTGTTTGCCCGCTACAAGTACTTCCATGGTTACGCACAGTCCGTGAAAGGAAG GTTAACAGGGTTTTATTTGAGTTTGATAATTCTAACTTGCTTGATAACCCTGGGTGCAGCCGGGATTGTTAACAGCTTTCTGGATGAATACCTGGACTTCAGCATTATGAAGAAATTACGTAAAATGTTCTGA